In a genomic window of [Empedobacter] haloabium:
- a CDS encoding heme-degrading domain-containing protein, with amino-acid sequence MRELELEEQQLQFTAFSNADALRLGIALVERARALGKAITVDITRNGHQLFHHAMDGTSPDNANWIRRKNNVVQRFGRSSWHVGTRYRSKGKSFEADSGLDTTDFAAHGGAFPLTIRGTGVIGTITVSGLPQQEDHALVTSVLRAYLETLR; translated from the coding sequence TTGAGGGAACTCGAGCTCGAGGAACAGCAACTGCAATTCACCGCGTTCTCGAACGCGGACGCGCTGCGGCTTGGCATCGCGCTCGTCGAGCGCGCCCGCGCGCTGGGCAAGGCCATTACGGTCGACATTACCCGCAACGGCCACCAGCTGTTCCATCACGCCATGGACGGCACGTCGCCCGACAACGCCAACTGGATACGGCGCAAGAACAACGTGGTGCAGCGCTTCGGCCGCAGCTCCTGGCACGTGGGCACGCGCTACCGCAGCAAGGGCAAGTCGTTCGAGGCGGACAGCGGCCTCGATACTACGGACTTCGCCGCGCATGGCGGCGCTTTCCCGCTCACGATCCGCGGCACGGGCGTGATCGGCACGATCACCGTCTCCGGCCTGCCGCAACAGGAAGACCATGCGCTCGTGACGAGCGTCTTGCGCGCATACCTGGAAACGCTGCGATAA
- a CDS encoding CaiB/BaiF CoA-transferase family protein — MQTISTSAPKPKALGHIRVLDLSRVLAGPWCSQNLADLGADVIKIERPGAGDDTRAWGPPYAKDAEGRDTREAAYYLAANRGKRSVTVDISTEQGQALIRALAAQSDVVLENYKVGQLKRYGLDYEALKAVKPDLVYCSVTGFGQDGPYAHRAGYDFLIQGMGGLMSVTGERDDLPGGGPQKAGVALCDLMTGMYATIAIQAALIHRDRTGEGQYIDMALLDVQVAMLANMGSNYLNSGKAPKRWGNAHPNIVPYQTFACADGHIIVATGNDGQYVKFVEAGGRPELATDPRFVTNPLRVQNRDILVPILAGMVATKTRDEWIALLEAVNVPCGPINDLDDVYKNPQVQARGMVVDVPHPTAGSTKLVRSPMRLSASPADVRTAPPTLGQHTDEVLGELLGHTAEDIAALRAAGVL; from the coding sequence ATGCAAACCATTTCCACCTCGGCACCCAAGCCAAAAGCGTTGGGTCACATCCGCGTGCTCGACCTGTCGCGCGTGCTGGCCGGCCCCTGGTGCTCGCAGAACCTGGCGGACCTGGGCGCCGACGTCATCAAGATCGAACGGCCCGGCGCCGGCGACGACACCCGCGCCTGGGGCCCACCGTACGCCAAGGACGCCGAAGGCCGCGACACCCGCGAGGCCGCCTACTACCTGGCCGCCAACCGGGGCAAGCGCTCCGTTACCGTCGATATCTCGACCGAACAGGGCCAGGCGCTGATCCGCGCGCTGGCGGCGCAGTCGGACGTGGTGCTGGAGAACTACAAGGTCGGCCAGCTGAAGCGCTACGGCCTGGACTACGAAGCGCTGAAGGCCGTCAAGCCGGACCTGGTCTACTGCTCCGTCACCGGCTTCGGCCAGGACGGCCCCTACGCGCACCGCGCCGGCTACGACTTCCTGATCCAGGGCATGGGCGGCCTGATGAGCGTGACGGGCGAGCGCGACGACCTGCCCGGCGGCGGCCCGCAGAAGGCCGGCGTGGCGCTGTGCGACCTGATGACGGGCATGTACGCCACCATCGCGATCCAGGCCGCGCTGATCCACCGCGACCGCACCGGCGAAGGCCAGTACATCGACATGGCGCTGCTGGACGTGCAGGTCGCCATGCTGGCCAATATGGGCAGCAATTACCTGAACAGCGGCAAGGCGCCCAAGCGCTGGGGCAACGCGCACCCGAACATCGTGCCGTACCAGACCTTCGCCTGCGCGGACGGCCACATCATCGTCGCCACCGGCAACGACGGCCAGTACGTCAAGTTCGTCGAGGCCGGTGGCCGGCCGGAGCTGGCGACCGACCCGCGCTTCGTGACCAACCCGCTGCGCGTGCAGAACCGCGACATCCTGGTGCCGATCCTGGCCGGGATGGTGGCGACCAAGACGCGCGACGAATGGATCGCGCTGCTGGAAGCCGTCAACGTGCCGTGCGGCCCGATCAACGACCTGGACGACGTCTACAAGAACCCGCAGGTGCAGGCGCGCGGCATGGTAGTCGACGTCCCGCACCCGACGGCCGGCAGCACGAAGCTCGTGCGCAGCCCGATGCGCCTGTCCGCCTCCCCTGCCGACGTGCGCACGGCCCCGCCGACGCTGGGCCAGCATACCGACGAGGTGCTGGGCGAGCTGCTGGGGCATACGGCCGAGGACATCGCGGCCCTGCGGGCGGCCGGGGTGTTGTAG